In Methanothermococcus thermolithotrophicus DSM 2095, one DNA window encodes the following:
- the corA gene encoding magnesium/cobalt transporter CorA, whose protein sequence is MLEVIGYNGKNIEKMNLDDLSKEYALCWIDCYAPSDEELRKLSDKINIKVEELMLGLDEQEVPRVEEEDDYYLIIFKAPLFEEDITTTSFGIFIKDNVILTVHTDKIKSIGRLCNLLKTKKPKMLLDRGIGFFIYTLLNQITISYSRILLNLEDELDELEDSLLQGHNRNITEETLQLRKMLVYFHKALVSNKDVLSVLKRKYIPITTQEDRWHFEDLYYDILQLIDMETTYRELLVSMMDMNLSLENIRMNQIMKILTMVTTLFAVPMWITGIYGMNFKYMPLIDDPHGFWIVFGISFVVIAILFYVFIKEKWIR, encoded by the coding sequence ATGCTAGAAGTCATAGGGTACAATGGTAAAAACATTGAAAAAATGAATTTAGACGATTTAAGTAAAGAATACGCCCTCTGCTGGATAGATTGCTATGCCCCATCTGATGAGGAGCTCCGTAAGCTATCCGATAAAATAAATATAAAAGTGGAAGAACTAATGCTTGGTCTTGACGAACAGGAGGTTCCAAGGGTTGAAGAAGAGGATGATTACTACCTTATAATTTTCAAAGCCCCACTTTTTGAAGAGGATATTACAACAACGTCTTTCGGTATATTTATAAAGGACAATGTGATCTTAACAGTACATACCGATAAAATAAAATCCATCGGGAGGTTATGCAACCTATTAAAAACTAAAAAACCTAAAATGTTACTTGACAGGGGGATTGGTTTTTTTATATACACCCTTTTGAATCAGATAACTATAAGTTATTCCAGAATCTTGCTTAATTTAGAAGATGAGTTAGATGAATTGGAGGATAGTCTTTTACAAGGTCATAATAGAAATATAACTGAGGAAACACTTCAACTTAGAAAAATGCTAGTTTACTTCCATAAGGCGTTGGTATCAAACAAAGATGTTCTTTCGGTCTTAAAAAGGAAGTATATTCCTATAACTACTCAGGAAGATAGGTGGCATTTTGAAGACCTGTATTACGACATTTTGCAGTTAATTGATATGGAAACCACGTATAGGGAATTGCTTGTTTCAATGATGGATATGAATCTATCACTCGAAAACATTCGAATGAACCAAATTATGAAAATTTTAACAATGGTTACAACGTTATTTGCCGTTCCAATGTGGATTACCGGAATTTACGGAATGAATTTCAAATATATGCCATTGATTGATGATCCACATGGTTTTTGGATAGTTTTTGGAATATCATTTGTCGTGATAGCTATCCTATTCTATGTGTTCAT
- a CDS encoding DUF373 family protein translates to MNFVKDVVPKGKDVKKYLVIVVDMDDDIGRKGNIRTPILGMEDNINAAVKLGLADPGDSDVNSILGGVKLYDELKKEGKDVEIATISGDKDVESERCAMRIKEQLDFLMYLYEPTFIYLVSDGKEDELVLKYLESNEVFVWKKRIVVKQNESLESTYYLIQEFIKKTMSQYVPFLFTSVGFAMILYAVFADLGWRIIAGLIGLYILSEGVSLTETLKKSFKEGKEGIEVGKLTPIGNVISSLIIIVGIIYSYKMSAGLELVKFVGTFLNYMANPLALGLFIFVTIRFIDDIIHTSKNVLSLLKRIFFKIIVIFMAREILMIFSMFLIDESVKFANVMVYVIAYTSILIIISAILFYEPKSESGDKVESQTH, encoded by the coding sequence ATGAATTTTGTTAAAGATGTTGTACCTAAAGGTAAAGATGTTAAAAAATATCTTGTTATTGTTGTTGATATGGATGATGATATCGGTAGAAAAGGCAATATAAGAACCCCTATTTTAGGTATGGAAGATAATATAAATGCAGCTGTAAAATTGGGTTTAGCTGATCCAGGAGATAGTGATGTAAATTCCATTTTAGGCGGAGTAAAACTTTACGATGAATTAAAAAAAGAAGGAAAGGATGTGGAAATCGCCACAATTTCAGGGGATAAGGATGTTGAATCTGAAAGATGTGCAATGCGAATAAAAGAACAGCTTGATTTTTTAATGTATTTATATGAACCTACTTTTATATATCTTGTTTCAGATGGAAAAGAAGATGAACTGGTTTTAAAATATTTGGAATCCAACGAAGTATTTGTATGGAAAAAAAGAATAGTTGTAAAACAGAATGAATCTTTAGAATCCACCTATTACTTAATACAGGAATTCATTAAAAAAACCATGTCCCAATACGTGCCGTTTTTGTTTACCTCTGTTGGATTTGCCATGATACTCTATGCAGTATTTGCAGATTTGGGTTGGAGGATAATTGCAGGACTAATAGGGTTATATATTTTATCGGAGGGCGTTAGTCTAACAGAGACTTTAAAGAAATCATTCAAGGAAGGAAAAGAAGGAATAGAGGTTGGAAAACTTACCCCAATTGGTAATGTTATAAGCTCATTAATAATAATTGTTGGGATTATTTATTCTTATAAGATGTCTGCAGGCTTGGAATTGGTTAAATTCGTTGGGACATTTTTAAATTATATGGCCAATCCTTTAGCACTTGGACTTTTCATATTTGTGACAATACGTTTTATAGATGATATAATACATACAAGTAAAAATGTACTTAGTTTATTAAAGAGAATTTTCTTTAAAATTATAGTCATATTTATGGCAAGAGAAATTTTGATGATATTTTCAATGTTCTTGATTGATGAAAGCGTCAAATTTGCCAACGTCATGGTATATGTTATAGCTTATACTTCGATATTAATTATAATTTCGGCTATTCTCTTTTACGAGCCTAAATCAGAGTCTGGGGATAAAGTTGAGTCTCAAACCCATTAA